In one window of Chryseobacterium sp. JV274 DNA:
- a CDS encoding bacteriocin-like protein has protein sequence MKNLKKIKRGELKTIKGGRPPLGCNSWNPVAMCCRSWGPDYCGQTTCPDSPPPLC, from the coding sequence ATGAAAAATCTAAAGAAAATCAAAAGAGGAGAATTAAAAACAATCAAAGGAGGAAGACCGCCTCTTGGGTGCAACAGCTGGAACCCGGTTGCTATGTGCTGCAGATCATGGGGGCCTGACTACTGTGGTCAAACCACTTGCCCGGATTCACCTCCCCCATTATGCTAA
- a CDS encoding oleate hydratase has product MSTINSKFDNVLNASDQFGKVNHEPDSSKEVQINTPEKTMPFSDQIGNYQRNKGIPLQSYENSKIYIVGSGIAGMSAAYYFIRDGHVPGKNIIFLDQLNVEGGSLDGAGNAKDGYIIRGGREMDMTYENLWDMFQDVPALELPAPYSVLDEYRLINDNDPNYSKARLIHNQGQIKDFSKFGLEKKDQLAIVKLLLKKKEELDDLTIEDYFAESFLNSNFWFFWRSMFAFENWHSLLELKLYMHRFLHAIDGMKDFSCLVFPKYNQYDTYVTPLKNFLVEKGVQIQFNTLVKDLDIHINTEGKTVEGIITEQNGEEVRIPIGKDDYVIVTTGSMTESTFYGDNNTVPEVTIDSSSAGQSAGWKLWKNLAAKSEVFGKPEKFCSHIEKSSWESATLTCRPSAFTEKLKELCVNDPYSGRTATGGIITITDSNWVMSFTCNRQPHFPTQPDDILVVWVYALLMDKEGNYIKKTMPQCTGNEILAELCYHLGMTDQLDNVIENTIVRTAFMPYITSMFMPRAQGDRPRVVPEGCTNLGLVGQFVETNNDVVFTMESSVRTARIAVYNLLNLNKQVPDINPLQYDIRHLLKATQALNDYKPFLGEGVIRKVLKGTYFEHILVNRPEEKEEHESFIMEQVGRFQEWVKGVKG; this is encoded by the coding sequence ATGAGTACGATCAATTCAAAATTCGACAACGTTTTAAATGCCTCTGACCAGTTTGGAAAAGTAAATCACGAACCGGATTCAAGTAAAGAAGTTCAGATTAACACTCCTGAAAAAACGATGCCTTTCTCCGACCAGATTGGAAACTATCAACGTAATAAAGGAATTCCTTTACAGTCTTACGAAAACAGCAAAATCTATATTGTAGGAAGCGGAATTGCCGGTATGTCGGCTGCTTACTATTTCATCCGTGACGGACATGTTCCCGGCAAAAACATTATTTTCCTAGACCAGCTTAATGTTGAAGGTGGATCTCTGGATGGAGCCGGTAACGCAAAAGACGGCTATATCATCCGTGGCGGAAGGGAAATGGACATGACCTATGAAAATCTATGGGATATGTTTCAGGATGTTCCTGCTCTGGAATTGCCTGCACCGTACAGTGTACTGGACGAATACCGTCTAATCAATGACAATGACCCGAATTATTCTAAAGCAAGATTAATTCATAACCAGGGACAGATCAAGGATTTCAGCAAATTCGGACTTGAGAAAAAGGATCAACTGGCCATTGTAAAACTACTGTTGAAGAAAAAAGAAGAACTTGATGATCTTACGATTGAAGATTATTTTGCAGAATCCTTTCTGAACAGTAACTTCTGGTTCTTCTGGCGCTCTATGTTTGCCTTTGAAAATTGGCACAGCTTACTGGAACTGAAACTGTATATGCACAGATTTCTTCACGCGATTGACGGAATGAAAGACTTTTCATGTCTTGTGTTCCCTAAATACAACCAATATGACACTTACGTAACTCCACTGAAAAACTTTCTGGTAGAAAAAGGAGTACAAATCCAATTCAATACGCTGGTAAAAGATCTTGACATCCATATCAATACGGAAGGAAAAACAGTAGAAGGAATTATTACGGAACAAAACGGAGAGGAAGTAAGAATACCGATCGGTAAAGATGATTATGTTATTGTGACCACCGGATCTATGACTGAAAGTACTTTCTACGGAGATAACAATACCGTTCCTGAAGTTACAATAGACAGCAGCAGTGCAGGACAAAGCGCAGGATGGAAACTGTGGAAAAATCTCGCTGCGAAATCTGAAGTATTCGGGAAACCTGAAAAATTCTGCAGCCATATTGAAAAATCTTCCTGGGAATCTGCAACATTAACATGTCGCCCTTCTGCCTTCACAGAGAAATTAAAAGAGCTCTGTGTAAATGACCCTTATTCCGGAAGAACTGCTACAGGAGGTATTATTACCATTACAGACTCCAATTGGGTAATGAGCTTTACCTGCAACAGACAGCCTCACTTCCCTACCCAGCCGGATGATATATTGGTGGTATGGGTATATGCCTTACTGATGGATAAAGAAGGTAATTATATCAAAAAAACAATGCCTCAATGTACCGGAAACGAGATTCTTGCCGAACTATGTTACCACTTAGGAATGACAGACCAACTGGATAATGTCATAGAAAACACAATTGTTCGTACTGCATTCATGCCTTACATCACTTCCATGTTTATGCCAAGAGCGCAGGGAGACCGTCCGAGAGTAGTTCCTGAAGGATGTACCAACTTAGGCCTTGTAGGGCAGTTTGTAGAGACCAATAATGATGTGGTTTTCACTATGGAAAGTTCTGTAAGAACAGCAAGAATAGCCGTTTACAACCTTCTTAACCTTAACAAACAGGTTCCGGATATCAATCCGTTACAGTATGATATCCGACATTTGTTAAAAGCTACTCAGGCTCTGAATGACTACAAACCTTTCTTAGGAGAAGGTGTCATAAGAAAAGTATTGAAAGGAACTTATTTTGAACATATTCTGGTCAACCGTCCTGAAGAGAAAGAAGAACATGAATCTTTCATCATGGAACAGGTAGGTAGATTCCAGGAATGGGTAAAAGGCGTGAAGGGCTAA
- a CDS encoding aspartate kinase: MKIFKFGGASVKDAESVKNVSMVLQSQGFAKCLLVISAMGKTTNELEKVVELYFKKDNYQTEIEKIKRKHIEIAEGLFPENHAVFAEINLFFDDIDSFLRRNKSPNYNFVYDQVVSCGEMISTKILSEYLNEIQFTNQWLDARDYVKTDNSYREGTVDWVRTEEFISNLNPEICYVTQGFIGSDENNFTVTLGREGSDYSAAIFAYCLNAEAMTIWKDVPGVMTGDPRKFDDVSLLSNISYEEAIEMAYYGASVIHPKTLQPLQQKSIPFYVKSFVDPTKGGTKVGASEKNQQEESYILKENQDLLKISTRDFSFIAEDHMSLIFGYLSKYKIKVSLMQNSAISLALCLEDKFNHIDELNQELQKIFKTEAIKNVSLFTVRNAKMDHIDKFYHEKNVLLEQISKNTLQMVTQ, from the coding sequence ATGAAAATTTTTAAGTTTGGTGGAGCATCTGTAAAAGATGCCGAAAGTGTGAAAAACGTGTCTATGGTTCTACAAAGCCAGGGATTTGCCAAATGCTTGCTGGTGATTTCAGCAATGGGCAAAACGACAAACGAGTTGGAAAAAGTTGTTGAACTTTATTTCAAAAAGGATAACTATCAAACTGAGATTGAAAAGATAAAACGAAAACACATTGAGATTGCGGAAGGCCTTTTTCCTGAAAATCATGCCGTTTTTGCAGAAATCAATCTCTTTTTTGATGATATTGATTCTTTTTTAAGAAGAAATAAATCTCCCAACTACAACTTTGTTTATGATCAGGTGGTAAGCTGCGGAGAAATGATTTCTACCAAAATCCTGAGCGAATACCTGAATGAAATCCAATTTACCAATCAATGGCTGGATGCCAGAGATTATGTAAAAACGGATAATTCATACAGAGAAGGTACGGTAGACTGGGTGAGAACTGAGGAATTTATTTCCAATCTGAATCCTGAGATCTGCTATGTTACCCAGGGATTCATTGGTTCTGACGAAAACAATTTTACGGTGACTTTAGGAAGAGAAGGTTCAGACTACTCTGCTGCTATTTTTGCTTATTGCTTAAATGCTGAAGCGATGACAATCTGGAAAGATGTACCGGGAGTAATGACCGGAGATCCAAGAAAGTTCGATGATGTTTCTCTTCTTTCCAATATCTCTTATGAAGAAGCGATTGAAATGGCTTATTACGGAGCAAGTGTTATTCACCCAAAAACATTACAGCCGTTACAGCAAAAAAGTATCCCTTTTTATGTAAAGTCTTTCGTAGATCCTACCAAAGGAGGAACAAAAGTAGGTGCTTCTGAAAAAAACCAACAGGAAGAATCTTATATTTTAAAAGAAAACCAGGATCTTCTGAAGATTTCTACAAGAGATTTTTCTTTTATTGCAGAAGACCATATGAGCTTAATTTTTGGATATTTATCTAAATATAAGATCAAGGTTTCCCTGATGCAGAATTCTGCTATCTCCCTGGCATTGTGCCTTGAAGACAAATTTAATCATATAGATGAGCTCAACCAGGAGCTTCAAAAAATTTTTAAAACCGAAGCAATTAAAAATGTATCTTTATTCACAGTAAGAAATGCGAAGATGGATCACATTGATAAATTTTACCATGAAAAAAATGTATTATTGGAACAAATTTCCAAGAATACTCTTCAAATGGTAACACAATAA
- a CDS encoding lysophospholipid acyltransferase family protein, translating to MSLISKNDLIKASGLSKLGFLKNPVASAVMSIAKINEVNKLYDKLKDKEGKDFFDSFVRERNLSYVAFEEDLAKIPKTGPFILVSNHPLGAIDGILMCKVLSEVRPDFKVMGNFLLEKIKPMEPYVIAVNPFENRKEAYSSSSGMRETLKHLQNGGCVGIFPAGEVSNKNNPYGEILDKEWEKTALKLIRMAKVPVVPMYFHAKNSRLFYQVAKLHPNLQTLMLPSEMMNDREKPIRIRIGRPITVKAMDDMETIEELGEFLKRKVYMMKSYYEKRKSLAQSINLQNLSVKFPLLKEENIVQNIIDETPLEDIIKDVDKLRGTDKMLFSNGNYEIYFTTYEEIPSIMREIGRQRELTFRAVGEGSNLPFDLDEYDKHYHHLFLWDNGEKKLAGAYRMALGREVMKKYGIKGFYTSSLFEFEQDIHPFFKKVIEMGRAYICQEYQQKPLPLFLLWRGIVHVCLRNPDHKFLMGGVSISNKFSEFSKSLMIEFMRSNYFDSAVAQYITPRNEYKVKLRDRDKNIFFEEMESDLNKLDKIIDDLEPELRLPVLIKKYIKQNAKVIAFNVDPNFNDAIDGLMYIRISDLPENTIKPVLEEMSEQIRKEQENNPADNQ from the coding sequence ATGAGTTTAATTTCGAAAAACGATCTGATCAAAGCTTCCGGCTTAAGTAAACTTGGGTTCCTCAAGAACCCGGTAGCATCTGCTGTGATGAGCATTGCTAAAATAAACGAAGTAAATAAATTATACGACAAACTAAAAGATAAGGAAGGCAAAGACTTTTTCGACTCATTTGTAAGAGAAAGAAACTTAAGCTATGTAGCTTTTGAAGAAGATCTGGCAAAGATTCCGAAAACGGGACCGTTTATTCTGGTTTCCAACCACCCGCTGGGTGCTATTGACGGGATTCTGATGTGCAAGGTCTTATCAGAGGTTCGTCCGGATTTCAAGGTGATGGGAAATTTCCTTTTGGAAAAGATCAAACCTATGGAACCGTATGTAATCGCTGTAAACCCTTTTGAAAACAGAAAAGAAGCTTACAGCAGTTCTTCAGGAATGCGTGAAACACTCAAGCATTTACAAAACGGAGGCTGCGTAGGTATTTTTCCGGCAGGTGAAGTTTCTAACAAGAACAATCCTTACGGAGAAATTTTAGATAAGGAATGGGAAAAAACGGCACTTAAGCTTATCAGAATGGCTAAAGTGCCGGTAGTTCCTATGTATTTTCATGCCAAGAACAGCCGTCTTTTTTATCAGGTGGCTAAGCTTCATCCGAATTTGCAGACTTTGATGCTTCCTTCAGAAATGATGAATGATAGAGAAAAACCTATCAGAATCAGAATCGGGCGTCCTATTACTGTAAAGGCGATGGACGATATGGAAACAATTGAGGAATTGGGAGAGTTTCTGAAACGTAAGGTTTATATGATGAAATCTTACTACGAAAAGAGAAAATCCCTTGCTCAAAGCATCAATCTTCAGAACTTATCGGTGAAGTTTCCTTTATTGAAGGAAGAAAACATTGTTCAGAATATTATTGATGAAACGCCTCTGGAAGACATCATTAAAGATGTTGATAAATTGAGAGGAACAGACAAAATGCTGTTCAGTAACGGGAATTACGAAATTTACTTTACCACTTACGAGGAAATACCTTCTATTATGAGGGAAATCGGACGTCAGAGAGAGCTTACTTTCCGTGCAGTAGGTGAAGGCAGTAATCTTCCGTTTGACCTTGATGAATATGATAAGCATTACCATCACCTGTTCCTTTGGGACAACGGGGAGAAAAAACTGGCTGGTGCTTACAGAATGGCACTGGGTAGAGAGGTTATGAAGAAATATGGTATCAAAGGCTTCTATACAAGCTCTTTATTTGAGTTTGAGCAGGATATTCACCCTTTCTTTAAAAAGGTGATCGAAATGGGCCGTGCCTATATCTGCCAGGAATATCAGCAGAAACCACTACCTCTTTTTCTTTTATGGAGAGGGATTGTGCATGTGTGCCTGAGAAATCCTGACCATAAATTCCTTATGGGTGGTGTGAGTATTTCCAACAAGTTCTCGGAGTTCTCAAAATCATTGATGATCGAATTTATGCGTTCCAATTATTTTGATTCCGCAGTAGCTCAGTATATCACTCCAAGGAATGAATATAAGGTAAAGCTTCGTGACAGGGATAAAAACATTTTCTTTGAGGAAATGGAATCTGATCTTAATAAGCTGGACAAAATCATTGACGATCTTGAGCCTGAATTGAGACTCCCTGTTCTGATCAAGAAATACATCAAACAAAACGCAAAAGTAATCGCTTTCAATGTAGATCCTAACTTCAATGATGCGATAGACGGATTGATGTATATCCGAATCAGTGATCTTCCGGAAAACACGATCAAACCGGTATTGGAAGAGATGAGTGAGCAGATCAGAAAGGAGCAGGAAAATAATCCGGCTGATAATCAGTAA
- a CDS encoding alpha/beta hydrolase produces the protein MAVYILSNRKIIRHKGERVDSFSNDEYSIPNFRIAKCDFDNYKEPTAQAKKKKDYTNRNILNYKFFSEPEKQGYEEVLDVLLNEKGIKKSALTANNLGGTQRMFYELYKNMSSTKDRSDVLIFIHGYLYDFDDELKAILDLKKIFIDNPASPVEHILFVSWPASGSIIPLSYFDDKASSINSGTSLMRLFYFYTQFLKDIFSNRDLAPCNQRIHIMAHSLGNRVLQSMLYSLKRENILRVIDQVLLLNADVSYKVFEDSEDSYNKLPLLANRISIYLNRQDAVLGISQFTKNILTPRLGKNGPSDLTHYKDIVSIIDCTFVKDDILNSFKYEVGNHWGYLSSSQVQSDIFQNLNGIDRNLITNRSKDNENIFTIIS, from the coding sequence ATGGCTGTTTATATCTTAAGCAACCGGAAAATTATCCGGCATAAAGGCGAAAGAGTGGACTCTTTTTCCAATGATGAATATTCTATTCCCAATTTCAGGATCGCCAAATGTGATTTTGACAACTACAAAGAACCCACCGCTCAAGCCAAAAAGAAAAAAGACTATACCAACAGGAATATCTTAAACTACAAGTTCTTTTCTGAGCCCGAAAAACAGGGTTATGAAGAAGTTTTGGATGTTCTGCTCAATGAAAAAGGGATTAAAAAATCCGCCCTTACAGCCAATAATCTTGGCGGAACTCAAAGAATGTTCTATGAACTGTACAAAAACATGTCTTCCACTAAAGACCGAAGCGATGTACTGATATTCATCCACGGTTATCTGTATGATTTTGATGATGAATTAAAGGCTATTCTTGATCTTAAGAAAATATTCATTGATAACCCGGCATCTCCTGTAGAACATATTTTATTCGTAAGCTGGCCAGCCTCAGGAAGTATTATCCCGTTGAGTTATTTTGATGATAAAGCTTCCAGTATCAATTCCGGAACATCTCTGATGAGATTGTTTTATTTCTACACCCAATTTTTAAAAGATATCTTTTCCAACCGGGATCTTGCGCCCTGCAATCAAAGAATTCATATTATGGCTCATTCTTTGGGGAACAGAGTACTTCAAAGCATGCTCTACAGCCTTAAAAGGGAGAATATACTTCGTGTTATTGATCAGGTTTTACTGTTGAATGCAGATGTAAGCTATAAGGTATTTGAAGATTCCGAAGATTCCTACAATAAGCTGCCATTACTGGCTAACCGGATTTCTATTTACCTGAACAGACAGGATGCTGTTTTGGGAATTTCTCAGTTTACAAAAAACATTCTGACACCACGACTTGGCAAAAACGGACCAAGTGATCTTACCCATTACAAAGATATTGTTTCTATTATCGACTGTACGTTTGTAAAAGATGATATTTTGAACAGCTTTAAATATGAAGTGGGAAACCACTGGGGATACCTCTCCAGCTCGCAGGTACAGTCAGATATCTTTCAGAATTTAAATGGAATTGACAGAAATCTTATTACCAACCGATCCAAGGATAACGAAAACATTTTCACAATTATTTCTTAA
- a CDS encoding glutamine--tRNA ligase/YqeY domain fusion protein codes for MEEEKKSLNFIEQIIEDDMANGLKKDQIRFRFPPEPNGYLHVGHTKAICINFGLGEKYNAPVNLRFDDTNPEKEEQEFVDSIMKDVEWLGFKWDKVLYASDYFQQLYDWAVQLIKEGKAYVDEQASEVITEQRKNPAEPGIESPYRNRPVEESLDLFERMKNGEFESGSMSLRAKIDMVSPNMNMRDPVMYRILNKPHHRTGTAWKIYPMYDWAHGESDYIEQVSHSLCSLEFENHRPLYNWYLDQVYEEGRVKNKQREFARMNVSYMITSKRKLQRLVAEGAVTGWDDPRMPTISGMRRKGFTPTSIRNFIDKVGVAKRENLIEIQLLDFCVREDLNKVAKRVMAVVDPVKLVIENYPEDKEEWLETENNPEQENAGTREVPFSRELYIEREDFKEEANNKFFRLKLGGEVRLKSAYIIKAERVEKDENGEITTIYATYDEKSKSGSGTEESLRKVKGTLHWVSAKHAIPVEVRIYNHLFTVEQPDAEKDVDFLNFINPESMAIVKGFAEPSLKDVAVGEPLQFQRIGYFTKDQDSTDEAMVFNRTVTLKDSFKPE; via the coding sequence ATGGAAGAAGAAAAAAAATCACTCAATTTCATTGAGCAAATTATTGAAGATGATATGGCAAACGGTCTGAAAAAAGATCAGATTCGTTTCCGTTTTCCACCTGAACCGAATGGTTATCTGCATGTAGGGCACACAAAAGCGATCTGCATCAACTTCGGCCTGGGTGAAAAATACAACGCTCCCGTAAACCTTCGTTTCGACGATACGAACCCTGAAAAAGAAGAACAGGAATTCGTAGATTCTATTATGAAAGATGTTGAATGGCTAGGTTTCAAATGGGATAAAGTTTTGTACGCATCCGATTACTTCCAGCAGCTTTACGATTGGGCAGTTCAGTTAATTAAAGAAGGTAAAGCTTATGTAGATGAGCAGGCATCTGAAGTGATTACTGAGCAAAGAAAAAATCCTGCAGAGCCAGGAATTGAATCTCCATACAGAAACCGTCCTGTTGAAGAATCGTTAGATTTATTCGAAAGGATGAAAAACGGAGAATTTGAAAGTGGTTCAATGTCTCTTCGTGCAAAAATCGACATGGTTTCGCCAAACATGAATATGCGTGACCCTGTGATGTACAGAATTTTGAATAAACCTCACCACAGAACAGGTACAGCCTGGAAAATTTATCCAATGTACGATTGGGCTCATGGTGAATCTGATTATATTGAACAAGTTTCACATTCACTTTGTTCTTTGGAGTTCGAAAATCACAGACCGCTATACAACTGGTATTTGGATCAGGTTTACGAAGAAGGAAGGGTTAAAAACAAGCAGAGAGAATTTGCAAGGATGAACGTTTCCTATATGATTACTTCCAAAAGAAAGCTGCAGAGATTGGTAGCGGAAGGAGCGGTAACCGGATGGGATGACCCTAGAATGCCTACCATTTCAGGAATGAGAAGAAAAGGATTTACTCCAACTTCCATCAGAAACTTTATTGATAAAGTAGGGGTTGCGAAAAGAGAAAATCTTATCGAGATCCAGTTGCTTGACTTCTGTGTACGTGAAGACCTGAATAAGGTTGCGAAACGTGTGATGGCCGTTGTAGATCCAGTAAAATTAGTGATCGAAAACTACCCTGAAGATAAAGAAGAATGGTTAGAGACTGAAAATAATCCTGAGCAGGAAAATGCGGGAACAAGAGAAGTTCCTTTCTCAAGAGAGTTATACATTGAGCGTGAAGACTTCAAAGAAGAAGCTAACAATAAATTCTTCAGACTGAAATTAGGCGGAGAAGTTCGTTTGAAATCAGCTTACATCATTAAAGCTGAAAGAGTAGAGAAAGATGAAAATGGAGAAATCACTACCATCTATGCTACTTATGATGAGAAGAGTAAGTCTGGAAGCGGTACAGAAGAAAGTTTAAGAAAAGTAAAAGGAACTCTGCACTGGGTATCTGCAAAACATGCGATTCCTGTAGAAGTAAGAATCTATAATCACTTGTTTACTGTGGAACAGCCTGATGCTGAGAAAGATGTTGATTTCCTGAACTTTATCAACCCTGAATCTATGGCTATCGTGAAAGGTTTCGCTGAGCCAAGTCTGAAAGATGTAGCTGTTGGTGAACCTCTTCAGTTCCAGAGAATAGGATACTTTACAAAAGATCAGGATTCTACAGATGAAGCTATGGTATTTAACCGTACAGTAACACTGAAAGATTCTTTTAAACCTGAATAA
- a CDS encoding o-succinylbenzoate synthase, producing MEAIYLKYLLQFKRPSGTSRGVLLDKETFILTISEDGRKGVGECAIFRGLSFDDRPGYEEKLKWLCENINQDGAFLKEELKEFPSIWFGYEQAVQNLKYGDSLYFPSEFTEGKSAITINGLIWMGGVGYMEEQIQDKLEKGFHCIKLKIGVNWKSEHIILQKLRDKFSKDQLEIRVDANGGFSTEEAVTVLQQLADLHIHSIEQPIKAGNWNDMAELCAKTPTPIALDEELIGIIDPKEKKKLLEKIQPQYIILKPALVGGFSGSDEWISLAENQNIGWWITSALESNIGLNAIAQYTFIKKNPMPQGLGTGALFVNNFESDLELRNELLWFKSIT from the coding sequence ATGGAAGCAATTTATTTAAAATATTTATTACAATTCAAACGCCCGAGTGGAACATCTCGCGGCGTTTTGCTTGATAAGGAAACCTTTATCCTCACTATTTCGGAAGACGGAAGAAAAGGTGTTGGTGAATGTGCTATTTTCAGAGGCCTGAGTTTTGATGACAGGCCCGGTTATGAAGAAAAGCTGAAATGGCTTTGTGAAAATATCAATCAGGATGGAGCATTTTTAAAAGAAGAACTGAAAGAGTTTCCTTCCATTTGGTTTGGTTACGAGCAAGCGGTTCAGAATTTGAAATATGGAGACAGCCTTTATTTTCCAAGTGAGTTTACGGAAGGTAAATCTGCTATTACCATCAATGGCCTGATATGGATGGGAGGAGTAGGGTATATGGAAGAACAGATTCAGGATAAACTTGAAAAAGGATTTCATTGTATTAAATTAAAAATCGGGGTCAATTGGAAATCTGAACATATTATTCTTCAGAAGTTAAGAGACAAATTTTCCAAAGATCAGCTGGAGATTCGTGTGGATGCAAACGGGGGATTCAGCACAGAAGAAGCGGTTACAGTTTTACAGCAGCTTGCAGATCTTCATATCCATTCTATTGAACAGCCAATTAAAGCAGGAAACTGGAATGATATGGCAGAATTATGTGCTAAAACACCTACTCCGATTGCATTAGATGAAGAACTGATCGGAATTATTGATCCTAAAGAAAAGAAAAAACTTTTAGAAAAAATACAACCACAATATATTATTCTGAAACCTGCATTGGTAGGAGGTTTTTCCGGTTCGGATGAATGGATTTCTCTTGCAGAAAATCAAAATATCGGCTGGTGGATTACTTCAGCTTTGGAGAGTAATATCGGATTGAATGCCATTGCTCAGTATACATTTATCAAAAAAAATCCAATGCCTCAAGGTTTAGGCACTGGAGCTTTATTTGTAAATAATTTTGAATCCGATTTAGAACTCAGAAATGAGCTGTTATGGTTCAAAAGTATAACTTAG
- the fbp gene encoding class 1 fructose-bisphosphatase yields MSNQPLQTLGEFLIDKQDDFQYSTGEFSRLLSAIRLASKVVNREVNKAGIVDITGAAGNQNIQGEEQQKLDVIANEIFITALSQREVVCGIASEENDDFIDIKCGENGHLSKYVVLIDPLDGSSNIDVNVSVGTIFSIYRRVTEPGTPVQLEDFLQKGINQIAAGYVIYGSSTMIVYTTGNGVNGFTLDPSLGTYYLSHPNMTFPKTGKIYSINEGNYIKFPQGVKNYLKYCQMEEGDRPYTSRYIGSLVADFHRNMLKGGIYIYPSYSQAPNGKLRLLYECNPMAFLAEQAGGKATDGFRRILEIEPTELHQRIPFFCGSIQMVEKAEEFMRIDSVK; encoded by the coding sequence ATGTCAAATCAACCATTACAGACTTTAGGAGAATTTCTTATAGATAAACAGGACGATTTTCAATATTCTACAGGTGAATTTTCTCGTCTTCTGAGCGCAATAAGATTGGCTTCGAAAGTGGTAAACAGAGAGGTAAATAAAGCCGGAATTGTAGATATTACAGGAGCTGCCGGTAACCAAAATATTCAGGGTGAGGAACAGCAGAAACTTGATGTGATTGCTAATGAAATTTTTATTACGGCTTTGTCTCAAAGAGAGGTTGTTTGTGGTATTGCGTCTGAGGAAAATGATGATTTTATTGATATTAAATGTGGTGAAAACGGACATTTAAGTAAATATGTAGTACTTATCGATCCTTTAGACGGATCTTCCAATATTGATGTAAATGTTTCCGTAGGAACTATTTTCTCTATCTACAGAAGAGTTACTGAACCTGGAACTCCTGTACAGCTGGAAGACTTTTTACAGAAAGGAATCAATCAGATTGCTGCGGGATATGTGATTTACGGTTCCTCTACAATGATTGTTTATACTACCGGAAACGGAGTAAACGGATTTACCCTGGATCCTTCTTTAGGAACATATTATCTTTCTCATCCTAACATGACTTTCCCGAAAACAGGTAAAATCTATTCTATCAACGAAGGAAATTATATCAAATTTCCTCAGGGAGTAAAAAATTATCTTAAATACTGTCAGATGGAAGAAGGAGACCGTCCTTATACTTCAAGATATATCGGTTCTTTGGTCGCGGATTTTCATAGAAATATGCTGAAAGGAGGAATTTATATCTATCCTTCCTACTCACAGGCTCCAAATGGTAAATTAAGACTTTTATACGAGTGTAATCCAATGGCATTCCTTGCAGAACAGGCAGGAGGAAAAGCAACAGACGGATTCAGAAGAATTCTTGAAATAGAACCTACAGAACTTCACCAGAGAATTCCGTTCTTCTGTGGAAGTATACAAATGGTAGAAAAAGCGGAAGAATTCATGCGTATCGACAGCGTAAAATAA